One genomic window of Candidatus Neomarinimicrobiota bacterium includes the following:
- a CDS encoding zinc ribbon domain-containing protein: MPTYSYKCDACGHRFDQLQSMKDEPLTACPSCGEQQLRRLIGAGAGLIFKGSGFYYTDYVRKSSEEKSAPKGDGEKQKQGQPAKADSKESGESSPPKKDTVTDR; this comes from the coding sequence ATGCCAACTTATAGCTACAAATGTGATGCCTGCGGCCACCGTTTCGACCAGCTGCAGAGCATGAAGGACGAACCCCTCACCGCCTGCCCCAGCTGTGGCGAGCAGCAGCTACGCCGGCTCATCGGCGCTGGTGCCGGCCTGATTTTCAAGGGCTCCGGCTTCTACTACACCGACTACGTGCGCAAGTCATCCGAGGAGAAATCAGCGCCCAAGGGTGACGGGGAGAAGCAGAAGCAGGGCCAACCGGCCAAGGCAGACAGTAAGGAGTCGGGCGAGTCCAGCCCGCCGAAGAAGGACACGGTCACCGACCGCTGA
- the icd gene encoding NADP-dependent isocitrate dehydrogenase, producing MSNYQHIAVPDGGAKITLSGRGLQVPLRPIIPFIEGDGIGPDIWRAAVRVFDAAVEKAYGGQRRIAWMEVFAAEKATTVYGADVWLPEETLTAIREHLVAIKGPLTTPVGGGIRSINVALRQRLDLFVCLRPIHWYEGVPSPVKHPERVDMVIFRENTEDIYAGIEFQLDSSDQKKFMALFKEAFPERFGKIRFPDSTAVGIKPISREGSQRLVRAAIRYALDRQRKSVTLVHKGNIMKFTEGAFKTWGYEVAEQEFGDRVFTGVQWGRIKDSEGEQAANQAQKEAVSSGKLIVKDVIADAFLQQILTRPAEYDVVATPNLNGDYISDALAAQVGGIGIAPGANINYDTGVAIFEATHGTAPKYAGKDQVNPGSLILSGELMLRYLGWDEAADLIIKGLQAAIAARTVTYDFHRLMEGATKLKTSEFGNAVVAGM from the coding sequence CTGAGTAACTACCAGCACATTGCCGTTCCTGATGGGGGGGCGAAAATCACGCTTTCCGGCCGGGGGCTCCAGGTGCCGCTCCGGCCCATCATCCCCTTCATCGAGGGCGACGGCATCGGCCCGGACATCTGGCGGGCAGCCGTGCGGGTCTTTGACGCCGCCGTCGAAAAGGCCTATGGCGGGCAGCGGCGCATCGCCTGGATGGAGGTCTTTGCCGCCGAAAAGGCGACCACCGTCTACGGCGCGGATGTCTGGCTGCCCGAGGAAACGCTCACGGCCATCCGCGAGCACCTGGTGGCCATCAAGGGGCCCCTCACCACACCGGTGGGCGGGGGCATCCGCTCCATCAATGTGGCCCTGCGCCAGCGGCTGGACCTGTTCGTCTGCCTGCGGCCCATACACTGGTATGAGGGCGTGCCCTCGCCGGTGAAGCACCCCGAGCGGGTGGACATGGTCATTTTCCGCGAGAACACCGAGGACATCTACGCCGGTATCGAGTTCCAGCTCGACAGCAGCGACCAGAAAAAGTTCATGGCTCTGTTCAAGGAGGCCTTCCCGGAACGCTTCGGCAAGATTCGCTTCCCCGACAGTACCGCCGTGGGGATCAAACCCATCTCACGGGAAGGCAGCCAGCGCCTGGTGCGGGCGGCCATTCGCTACGCGCTGGACCGGCAGCGCAAAAGCGTTACCCTGGTGCACAAGGGCAACATCATGAAGTTCACCGAGGGGGCGTTCAAGACCTGGGGTTACGAAGTGGCCGAGCAGGAGTTCGGCGACCGGGTCTTTACCGGGGTGCAGTGGGGGCGCATCAAGGACAGCGAGGGCGAGCAGGCCGCCAACCAGGCCCAAAAGGAGGCGGTGAGCAGCGGCAAGCTCATCGTCAAGGACGTCATTGCCGACGCCTTTTTGCAGCAGATCCTCACCCGCCCGGCCGAGTATGACGTGGTGGCCACGCCCAACCTCAACGGCGACTACATCTCCGACGCGCTGGCGGCCCAGGTGGGGGGCATCGGCATCGCTCCCGGCGCCAACATCAACTACGACACCGGCGTGGCCATTTTCGAGGCCACCCACGGCACCGCTCCCAAATACGCCGGCAAGGACCAGGTGAACCCCGGCTCGCTCATCCTCTCCGGCGAGCTCATGCTGCGCTACCTGGGCTGGGACGAGGCGGCGGACCTGATCATCAAGGGCCTGCAGGCCGCCATCGCCGCCCGGACGGTCACCTACGATTTCCACCGGCTGATGGAGGGCGCCACCAAGCTGAAGACCAGCGAGTTTGGCAACGCGGTGGTGGCGGGGATGTAG